In the genome of Streptococcus oralis, one region contains:
- the rnr gene encoding ribonuclease R encodes MKDKIKEYLQEKGRVTVNDLAQALGKDGSKDFRELIKTLSLMERKHQIRFEDDGSLALDQKKKHEITLKGIFHAHKNGFGFVSLEGEEDDLFVGKNDVNYAIDGDTVEVVIKKVADRNKGTAAEAKIIDILEHSLTTVVGQIVLDQEKPKYAGYIRSKNQKISQPIYVKKPAIKLEGTEVLKVFIDKYPSKKHDFFVASVLDVVGHSTDAGIDVLEVLESMDIVSEFPEAVLKEAESVPDAPSEKDMEGRLDLRDEITFTIDGADAKDLDDAVHIKPLKNGNLELGVHIADVSYYVTEGSALDKEALNRATSVYVTDRVVPMLPERLSNGICSLNPQVDRLTQSAIMEIDKHGRVVNYTITQTVIKTSFRMTYSSVNDILAGDEEKRQEFKKIVPSIELMAKLHETLENMREKRGALNFDTSEAKILVDKKGKPVDIVLRQRGVAERMIESFMLIANETVAEHFSKLDLPFIYRIHEEPKAEKVQKFIDYASSFGLRIYGTASEISQEALQDIMRTVEGEPYADVLSMMLLRSMQQARYSEHNHGHYGLAADYYTHFTSPIRRYPDLLVHHMIRDYGRSMEIAEHFEQVIPEIATQSSNRERRAIEAEREVEAMKKAEYMEEYVGEEYDAVVSSIVKFGLFVELPNTVEGLIHITNLPEFYHFNERDLTLRGEKSGTTFRVGQQIRIRVERADKMTGEIDFSFIPSEFDVIEKGLKQAGRKERGRGSSRRSDKKEDKRKSGRSNDKHKHSQKDKKKKGKKPFYKEVAKKGVKHGKGRGKGRRTK; translated from the coding sequence ATGAAAGATAAAATTAAAGAATATTTGCAAGAGAAGGGGCGAGTGACGGTAAATGACCTAGCTCAGGCTCTCGGAAAGGATGGGTCCAAGGATTTCCGTGAGTTGATTAAAACCCTGTCTCTGATGGAAAGAAAGCACCAGATTCGTTTTGAAGATGATGGTAGCCTTGCCTTGGACCAGAAGAAGAAACATGAAATCACCCTCAAAGGGATTTTTCATGCCCATAAAAATGGCTTTGGTTTTGTCAGTCTAGAAGGGGAAGAGGACGATCTTTTTGTAGGAAAAAACGACGTCAACTATGCCATTGATGGTGATACCGTTGAGGTGGTCATCAAGAAAGTTGCTGATAGAAATAAAGGAACAGCTGCAGAAGCCAAAATTATTGATATCCTAGAGCATAGTCTGACAACCGTTGTCGGTCAAATCGTTCTGGATCAGGAAAAGCCCAAGTATGCTGGTTATATCCGTTCGAAAAACCAGAAAATCAGCCAACCAATCTATGTGAAGAAACCAGCTATCAAGTTGGAAGGGACAGAGGTTCTTAAGGTCTTTATCGACAAATACCCAAGTAAGAAACATGATTTCTTTGTCGCTAGTGTGCTGGACGTGGTGGGACACTCGACTGATGCTGGGATTGACGTTCTTGAAGTCTTGGAATCCATGGATATTGTCTCAGAATTTCCAGAAGCTGTTCTCAAGGAGGCAGAAAGTGTGCCAGATGCTCCATCAGAGAAGGATATGGAAGGCCGTCTGGACCTGAGAGATGAAATCACCTTTACCATTGATGGTGCGGATGCCAAGGACTTAGACGATGCAGTACACATTAAGCCTTTGAAAAATGGCAATCTAGAGCTCGGAGTTCACATCGCGGATGTTTCCTACTATGTAACCGAGGGCTCTGCCCTTGACAAGGAAGCTCTTAACCGCGCGACTTCTGTCTACGTGACAGACCGTGTGGTGCCAATGCTTCCAGAGCGTTTGTCAAATGGCATCTGCTCGCTCAATCCTCAAGTAGATCGCTTGACCCAGTCTGCTATTATGGAAATTGATAAACATGGTCGTGTGGTTAATTACACCATTACCCAAACAGTTATCAAGACTAGTTTCCGTATGACCTATAGCTCTGTTAATGACATCCTGGCTGGCGATGAGGAAAAGAGACAGGAATTCAAGAAAATTGTTCCTAGTATCGAGCTCATGGCCAAGCTTCATGAAACTCTAGAAAATATGCGAGAGAAACGTGGTGCTCTTAATTTTGATACCAGTGAAGCTAAGATTTTAGTGGATAAAAAAGGCAAGCCTGTGGATATCGTCCTTCGTCAGCGTGGTGTTGCCGAGCGGATGATCGAGTCCTTCATGTTGATTGCCAATGAAACGGTTGCCGAGCACTTTAGCAAGCTGGATCTACCTTTTATCTATCGGATTCACGAGGAGCCCAAGGCTGAAAAAGTTCAGAAGTTTATTGATTATGCTTCGAGCTTTGGTTTGCGAATTTATGGAACTGCCAGTGAGATTAGCCAGGAGGCCCTCCAAGACATCATGCGTACTGTTGAGGGAGAACCCTATGCGGATGTATTGTCAATGATGCTTCTGCGTTCTATGCAACAAGCTCGCTATTCGGAGCATAATCACGGTCACTATGGACTAGCAGCTGACTATTACACTCACTTTACCAGTCCGATTCGCCGTTATCCTGACCTCCTTGTTCACCATATGATTCGCGACTATGGGCGTTCTATGGAAATAGCCGAGCATTTTGAACAAGTGATTCCAGAGATTGCAACCCAGTCTTCCAACCGTGAACGTCGTGCCATCGAGGCAGAGCGTGAAGTCGAAGCCATGAAAAAAGCTGAGTACATGGAAGAATACGTGGGAGAAGAGTACGATGCAGTTGTATCCAGCATTGTCAAGTTCGGTCTCTTTGTTGAATTACCAAATACAGTCGAAGGCTTGATTCACATTACCAATTTGCCTGAGTTTTATCATTTTAACGAGCGTGATTTGACTCTTCGTGGGGAAAAATCAGGCACAACCTTCCGTGTAGGACAGCAGATTCGCATTCGAGTTGAAAGAGCGGATAAGATGACTGGAGAGATTGATTTCTCCTTCATTCCAAGCGAATTTGATGTCATTGAAAAAGGCTTGAAACAAGCTGGTCGCAAAGAAAGAGGTCGTGGTTCAAGTCGTCGTTCGGATAAGAAGGAAGACAAGAGAAAATCAGGGCGTTCAAATGATAAGCATAAGCATTCACAAAAAGATAAAAAGAAAAAAGGCAAGAAACCTTTTTACAAAGAAGTAGCAAAGAAAGGAGTCAAGCATGGCAAAGGGCGAGGGAAAGGTCGTCGCACAAAATAA
- the secG gene encoding preprotein translocase subunit SecG: protein MYNLLLTILLVLSVVIVIAIFMQPTKNQSSNVFDASSGDLFERSKARGFEAVMQRLTGILVFFWLAIALALTVLSSR, encoded by the coding sequence ATGTATAACCTATTATTAACCATTTTATTAGTATTATCTGTTGTGATTGTGATTGCGATTTTCATGCAACCAACTAAGAACCAATCCAGCAATGTATTTGATGCCAGCTCAGGTGATTTGTTTGAACGTAGTAAAGCGCGTGGTTTTGAAGCTGTGATGCAACGTTTGACAGGTATTTTAGTCTTTTTCTGGCTAGCCATTGCCTTAGCATTGACGGTATTATCAAGTAGATAA